One window of the Rhodothermia bacterium genome contains the following:
- a CDS encoding TonB-dependent receptor, producing MRKPFKTLSWWVSFVLLVATAFTAEAQVTTASFTGKVTDPQGNAVPGATIIATHVPSGTVNGTTSNVSGNYNLLYLRTGGPYTLKVTFVGYKTIERSNLYLSLSEQKNIDFALAEENATVDVEITAEKNATIAADRTGAKQNISTAEIENLPTIARSITDFTKVSPQVVGNNVGGANNRYNNIQIDGAVTNDVFGLADNGLPGGQTGAQPIGLDAIAEFNVEIAPYDVRQSGFTGGLINAVTRSGTNNLNGSLFGYYRNNDFTGKLTKDAGGNPLTTASLVPEFTDYQTGFRVGGPIIQNKLFFFLNGELRDRGDPIDAGLKDYNITAPNIFNATKADMDRILAAAKNVYGFDAGSYDNFNAKTGSQYLFARIDYNINNKHRLMIRNNFVDANRLRGVDRNTTTFGFDTQAYKFLSKQNSTVVQLTSVLGSQIGNEARLVYTTIRDKRAPEINPFPQIEIQNVAGSGTSVFMGVERSSQQNALDQNLLSFTNNFSYFTGNHNITAGLQIDHSTFSNLFTQDAFGTWRFSNITNFENKVANRYRKSYLLDGGKERAEWSMMMTGAYLQDQWKALPSLRLTLGVRVEVPTFLDNPTKNAQFALDFPGRSTDEVPSGQVLFSPRFGFNWDVLQNKKTQVRGGLGVFSGKTPGVWLSNQYSNTGVDFARIDVTSGVPQVNVDPNYKPAASLVTATSAIALTDKGFKLPQVLRGNIGLDQELPLGLVGTLEFLYSKNMNDIVYENLNLVTDASNISTTTKPADGRPLYVASRKYSRYTNVMLLKNSNEGYTYNFSVQLKKNERNGFFGNVAYTYGESWDVNSGRSSVAQSQYEFNEVTGNPNAPGLARSDFDVPHRIIGTVSYKFNLGKLLGVKTLATTASLLYEGRSGFTGNYAYTGDANGDGFQGNDLAFIPAKETDAVWQNNGGTDTRTPSQVWADANAFIESVADLRNNRGKIFPRNGARQPWRNSLDARFTIDLPSVKNQKLQLTADVLNVLSLFNEDWGVVKFINFDTFNLFAFRGYEAATGKPILRFTKPANGTPYTTDQIASRWQMQLGLRYTF from the coding sequence ATGCGAAAACCTTTTAAAACCTTGTCGTGGTGGGTATCCTTCGTTCTTCTGGTTGCTACTGCCTTTACCGCAGAAGCACAGGTGACGACGGCTTCTTTCACCGGAAAAGTAACGGATCCGCAAGGCAATGCGGTACCCGGTGCCACTATTATTGCCACACACGTCCCTTCGGGAACGGTGAACGGAACTACCTCGAACGTAAGTGGGAACTACAACCTGCTCTACTTACGGACGGGCGGCCCATATACCCTTAAAGTAACCTTTGTAGGGTATAAAACCATCGAACGATCAAACCTCTACCTTTCTTTGTCTGAGCAAAAAAACATAGATTTTGCGCTTGCCGAAGAAAATGCAACGGTAGATGTTGAGATCACTGCCGAGAAAAATGCAACCATTGCTGCAGATCGTACCGGAGCAAAACAAAATATCTCGACTGCGGAAATCGAAAACCTTCCAACCATAGCCCGTTCTATTACTGACTTCACCAAAGTTTCTCCACAAGTAGTTGGAAACAACGTAGGTGGTGCAAACAACCGCTACAACAACATCCAGATTGATGGCGCGGTCACAAACGACGTATTCGGATTGGCAGATAATGGCCTACCGGGTGGGCAAACAGGCGCCCAACCAATTGGCTTGGATGCGATTGCTGAGTTCAACGTAGAAATTGCTCCTTACGATGTACGGCAGAGTGGCTTTACTGGTGGTCTTATCAATGCTGTTACTCGCTCTGGGACTAATAACTTGAATGGTTCACTTTTTGGCTACTACCGGAATAATGACTTCACGGGCAAACTCACAAAAGATGCAGGTGGCAACCCCTTAACGACGGCCTCCTTGGTTCCTGAGTTTACCGATTATCAAACCGGATTCCGCGTTGGTGGGCCAATTATTCAAAACAAACTATTTTTCTTCCTGAACGGAGAGTTACGTGATCGTGGAGACCCCATTGATGCAGGCTTGAAGGACTATAACATTACCGCTCCAAACATTTTTAATGCCACCAAAGCCGATATGGATCGGATTTTGGCCGCCGCTAAAAATGTGTATGGCTTTGATGCTGGTTCTTATGATAACTTCAATGCGAAAACGGGTAGCCAATACTTGTTCGCCAGAATTGATTACAACATCAATAACAAACATCGGTTGATGATCCGCAACAACTTTGTAGATGCCAATCGTTTACGCGGTGTAGATCGTAATACCACAACGTTTGGTTTTGATACACAAGCGTATAAATTCTTGAGCAAACAAAACTCTACGGTTGTTCAGTTAACAAGCGTTCTTGGTTCTCAAATTGGCAATGAAGCCCGTTTGGTTTATACCACAATCCGCGACAAACGGGCGCCGGAGATTAATCCCTTCCCGCAAATTGAGATTCAAAACGTTGCAGGTTCGGGGACATCTGTTTTCATGGGTGTTGAACGCTCTTCCCAGCAAAATGCCCTAGACCAAAACTTGTTAAGTTTTACGAATAATTTTTCTTACTTTACTGGTAATCACAACATCACAGCAGGTTTGCAAATTGATCATTCGACTTTCTCTAACCTTTTCACTCAAGACGCATTTGGTACTTGGCGATTCTCAAACATTACCAATTTCGAGAATAAAGTAGCCAATCGTTACCGTAAAAGTTATCTTTTGGATGGTGGTAAAGAGCGTGCAGAATGGAGCATGATGATGACGGGCGCTTATCTCCAAGATCAATGGAAAGCCCTCCCAAGCCTCCGTCTAACGTTGGGGGTACGGGTAGAAGTGCCAACCTTCTTGGATAATCCGACCAAAAACGCGCAATTTGCTTTAGATTTCCCCGGACGTAGCACGGATGAAGTACCAAGTGGGCAAGTTCTGTTTAGCCCTCGCTTTGGATTTAACTGGGATGTATTGCAGAACAAGAAAACACAAGTTCGTGGTGGCCTTGGCGTCTTCTCAGGCAAAACGCCCGGTGTATGGCTCTCCAACCAATACTCAAACACTGGGGTGGACTTTGCTCGGATAGACGTGACTTCAGGTGTTCCGCAAGTGAATGTAGATCCGAACTACAAACCTGCTGCTTCACTTGTAACAGCAACCTCCGCTATTGCACTCACCGACAAAGGCTTCAAGTTGCCACAAGTTCTTCGTGGCAACATTGGTTTAGACCAAGAATTGCCACTTGGCTTGGTTGGTACACTTGAATTCCTTTATTCCAAGAATATGAATGACATCGTTTATGAGAACCTGAACCTCGTAACAGATGCCTCAAATATTTCTACAACGACGAAGCCCGCAGATGGACGGCCACTCTATGTAGCCTCGCGTAAATATAGCCGCTATACCAACGTGATGTTGCTTAAAAACTCGAATGAAGGTTATACCTATAACTTCTCTGTTCAGTTGAAGAAAAACGAGCGTAATGGCTTCTTTGGAAATGTCGCCTACACCTATGGTGAATCTTGGGACGTCAACTCTGGTCGTTCAAGTGTAGCGCAGTCACAATATGAATTTAACGAAGTGACTGGTAATCCGAATGCACCGGGCTTGGCTCGATCAGACTTTGATGTACCACATCGTATTATTGGTACAGTATCGTATAAGTTTAACCTTGGCAAACTCTTGGGTGTAAAAACCTTAGCGACAACAGCTTCTCTACTCTATGAAGGCCGGAGCGGCTTTACAGGAAACTATGCATACACAGGTGATGCCAACGGTGACGGTTTTCAAGGAAACGACTTAGCCTTCATTCCGGCTAAAGAGACTGACGCCGTTTGGCAAAACAATGGCGGAACGGATACACGTACACCAAGCCAAGTTTGGGCAGACGCAAATGCCTTTATCGAAAGCGTTGCCGATCTACGCAATAATCGTGGTAAAATCTTCCCACGTAATGGAGCGCGTCAGCCTTGGCGGAACAGTTTGGATGCACGTTTTACTATTGATTTGCCAAGTGTTAAGAATCAAAAACTACAGTTAACTGCAGACGTCCTTAACGTTCTAAGCTTGTTTAATGAAGACTGGGGTGTTGTGAAGTTCATTAACTTCGATACATTCAATCTCTTCGCCTTTAGAGGTTACGAAGCCGCTACAGGCAAGCCAATTCTTCGGTTTACAAAGCCTGCTAACGGGACGCCATATACTACCGATCAGATTGCCTCTCGCTGGCAAATGCAGCTCGGTTTGCGTTATACGTTCTAA
- a CDS encoding RluA family pseudouridine synthase produces MEPDKQAHTVTIEVPSGHNTPFRLDVYLTHKLPNATRTKVQEGIKEGAVWVNGKTPKASQLVQPGDVITCEILRPPPIEALPEAIPLDILYEDKWLIVLHKKPGMVVHPAYGNRSGTLINALLYHVGAGKLTFEATEAQEEGDDEDEGHIGLAMRNAAPRYDGDPTIRPGLVHRLDKDTSGLMVIAKDDATHAHLADQFARRTIQRRYHAIVWGVLQPPSGTLQTHLGRDRRNRKVVAVLPEGQGKHAITHYETIEALQHFSLVAFRLETGRTHQIRAHAKYLGHPIFGDETYGGTQIKPELAKGTRKAFFQNLFERLPRQALHAYTLGFLHPATGEELFFQADLPEDMAWVWERLQKMDAQLKGYVDD; encoded by the coding sequence ATGGAACCGGACAAGCAAGCCCACACCGTAACGATAGAAGTACCATCCGGCCACAACACGCCCTTCCGATTGGACGTGTATCTGACGCATAAACTCCCGAACGCCACCCGAACCAAAGTCCAAGAAGGAATTAAAGAAGGGGCTGTTTGGGTCAATGGTAAAACCCCAAAAGCCTCACAATTGGTACAGCCCGGCGATGTCATCACCTGTGAGATTCTCCGCCCGCCACCCATCGAGGCACTGCCAGAGGCCATCCCTTTAGACATTCTTTACGAGGACAAATGGCTCATAGTGCTACATAAAAAACCCGGCATGGTGGTACATCCCGCGTATGGCAACCGTTCTGGTACACTTATCAATGCCTTGTTGTACCATGTTGGCGCGGGAAAATTGACCTTTGAGGCCACCGAAGCACAAGAGGAGGGTGACGACGAAGACGAAGGGCACATTGGATTGGCCATGCGCAATGCCGCCCCGCGCTATGACGGCGACCCCACCATCCGGCCCGGTCTTGTACACCGCTTAGACAAAGACACGTCGGGGCTGATGGTCATCGCAAAAGATGACGCCACCCATGCACATTTGGCGGATCAATTTGCACGAAGAACGATCCAACGGCGCTACCATGCCATTGTTTGGGGCGTACTCCAACCACCAAGTGGAACACTCCAAACCCACTTGGGGCGCGACCGACGTAACCGAAAAGTGGTGGCCGTTTTACCAGAAGGACAAGGAAAGCACGCCATTACCCATTACGAAACCATCGAAGCCCTACAACATTTTTCCCTCGTAGCGTTTCGGCTGGAAACCGGACGCACACACCAGATTCGCGCACATGCCAAGTACTTGGGCCATCCCATCTTTGGTGATGAAACCTATGGCGGAACCCAAATAAAACCCGAACTCGCCAAAGGGACACGAAAAGCCTTCTTCCAAAACCTCTTCGAGCGCCTACCACGCCAGGCTTTACATGCCTATACACTCGGCTTTTTGCATCCGGCGACCGGAGAAGAATTATTTTTCCAAGCAGACTTGCCTGAAGACATGGCCTGGGTCTGGGAACGGTTGCAAAAAATGGATGCCCAACTAAAAGGTTATGTTGATGATTGA
- a CDS encoding PTS sugar transporter subunit IIA: MPKEFIPIRTYLAPDCIQVGFVASDKTAAIHGLLSKLEGHPYVTDLKEVTNAILKREAVMSTGVGKGLALPHAKTDAVKEIVISLAIAEGGIQFDAIDQQAVRIFMLLVAPTDAALPHIRLLGHVSRMMNRENFRNRLLHAPDAAAVLRYFEEEEERMREE; encoded by the coding sequence ATGCCGAAAGAATTCATCCCCATTCGTACTTACCTTGCACCGGATTGTATCCAGGTGGGGTTTGTTGCGTCCGACAAAACCGCTGCCATCCACGGTCTTTTATCTAAATTGGAGGGCCATCCATATGTTACCGACCTGAAAGAAGTGACCAATGCTATTTTAAAGCGCGAGGCGGTCATGTCAACGGGTGTAGGGAAAGGTCTTGCTTTGCCCCATGCCAAAACCGATGCCGTAAAAGAAATTGTGATCTCACTTGCGATTGCAGAAGGGGGGATTCAATTTGATGCCATAGACCAACAAGCCGTTCGGATTTTTATGCTACTGGTGGCCCCTACAGATGCAGCCCTACCACACATTCGGCTTTTGGGGCATGTATCGCGGATGATGAACCGTGAGAACTTCCGGAACCGTTTGTTACATGCACCCGATGCAGCGGCAGTCTTGCGATACTTTGAGGAAGAAGAAGAGCGAATGCGTGAAGAATAA
- a CDS encoding histidine--tRNA ligase, protein MQTSFRNIKGTFDVLPHDYTAAGNQTYGSAAWLFVERRIREVFDRYDFREVRTPMFEPTEMIARGVGETSDIVTKEMFAWTKGDTNYVLRPELTAPIMRAYLQHRLDQQGPVQRLSYIGPCFRAERPARGRFRQFHQFGVEIIGSSDPRSDAEVVAVLMAVYGAFGIENLRLRMNTLGTPEERAIYKAALRTFLLPHREALSDISRERLEKNPLRILDTKLEHEQALLAEAPVLTDFLGGETRAFFDSVCGYVQDLGIPFITDPKLVRGLDYYAHTTFELESEALNGALAGAGRYDLLAKDFGNPNPVPAVGFAAGMERLFVVLNDAGYVFPNPSTPDVFLVAMGAEAENWVFRKAQSLRTAGIRVAFDLKGRSMKAQMREADRSRAPFVVIVGDQELSAQAVNLKNMAEGTQETIPEDRLLQKIQSFTMSSDR, encoded by the coding sequence GTGCAAACCTCCTTTCGGAATATAAAAGGCACGTTCGACGTACTGCCACACGATTATACGGCTGCGGGAAACCAAACCTATGGCTCCGCCGCATGGCTCTTTGTGGAGCGCCGTATCCGCGAAGTCTTTGATCGCTATGACTTCCGCGAAGTCCGAACGCCCATGTTTGAACCCACCGAGATGATTGCGCGGGGCGTGGGCGAGACCTCGGACATTGTGACCAAAGAAATGTTTGCATGGACGAAGGGCGATACAAATTATGTATTGCGCCCAGAACTCACCGCACCCATCATGCGGGCCTACCTGCAACACCGCTTAGACCAACAAGGCCCCGTCCAGCGCCTTTCCTACATCGGGCCATGCTTCCGCGCCGAGCGTCCTGCTCGTGGGCGATTCCGGCAGTTTCACCAATTCGGGGTTGAAATTATTGGCTCTTCCGATCCGCGCTCCGATGCCGAGGTGGTGGCTGTTCTTATGGCTGTTTATGGCGCATTTGGCATTGAGAACCTGCGCCTTCGGATGAATACACTCGGTACGCCAGAGGAACGGGCGATTTATAAAGCGGCCCTGCGCACGTTTTTGCTCCCCCACCGCGAAGCCCTTTCCGACATCAGCCGAGAACGTTTAGAGAAAAACCCGCTTCGGATTTTGGACACCAAACTCGAACACGAACAAGCCTTGTTGGCAGAAGCACCCGTTCTCACCGATTTTTTGGGGGGAGAAACCCGTGCCTTCTTCGATAGCGTTTGCGGCTATGTGCAAGACCTCGGTATTCCGTTCATAACCGATCCGAAATTGGTTCGTGGCTTGGATTATTACGCACACACCACCTTCGAGTTGGAAAGTGAAGCCTTGAATGGAGCCTTGGCCGGCGCTGGCCGGTACGACCTACTGGCAAAGGACTTTGGCAATCCGAATCCCGTACCGGCTGTTGGCTTTGCTGCCGGAATGGAACGCTTGTTTGTGGTCTTGAATGATGCGGGATATGTCTTTCCCAATCCCTCAACACCAGATGTCTTTTTGGTTGCGATGGGTGCAGAAGCGGAAAATTGGGTATTCCGTAAGGCACAATCGTTACGGACGGCGGGAATCCGAGTGGCGTTTGACCTGAAAGGCCGTTCGATGAAGGCGCAAATGCGGGAGGCCGACCGCTCGCGAGCACCATTTGTGGTTATTGTGGGCGATCAAGAACTTAGCGCCCAAGCGGTGAACCTGAAAAACATGGCGGAAGGCACACAAGAAACCATTCCAGAAGACAGACTGTTGCAAAAAATCCAATCCTTTACCATGTCCAGTGATAGATAA
- a CDS encoding prolipoprotein diacylglyceryl transferase — protein sequence MYPRISDMLRAWFGIDFPMPIYTYGFMLAVAILTASWLAGRELRRLQKIGKLGKLTQKVRDKNGRISQVTLQPSDLMSNITVIAAIAGVIGSKVFYILESPGGDVVAKLFSSGGLTFYGGLIFGTASVLYYVHKKGISGVSLPIFMDALAPTVILAYGIGRIGCHLSGDGDWGIAANLALKPDFLPMWLWADTYPGNIAGEVIPAPGVYPTPLWEFLACFAIYWILVALRNHPFKPGWIFSLYLLLNGLERFFIEKVRVNARFDFLMFQTTQAELIASFLIIVGIVGLVITTRRMTAPEAPSSPTMST from the coding sequence ATGTACCCACGCATCAGCGACATGCTTCGGGCTTGGTTTGGAATTGACTTTCCGATGCCCATTTATACGTATGGCTTCATGCTTGCCGTAGCCATTTTAACCGCAAGTTGGCTTGCAGGTCGTGAGTTAAGACGCCTCCAAAAGATCGGGAAGTTAGGTAAACTCACCCAAAAGGTACGAGACAAGAATGGCCGTATTTCGCAAGTAACGCTTCAGCCCTCGGATCTGATGAGCAATATCACGGTTATTGCAGCAATTGCGGGCGTGATTGGCTCTAAGGTCTTCTACATTTTAGAGTCTCCGGGCGGCGATGTAGTCGCCAAACTATTTTCCTCTGGTGGCCTTACGTTCTATGGTGGCTTAATCTTTGGTACTGCCTCGGTCTTGTATTATGTCCATAAAAAAGGAATTTCAGGTGTTTCCTTGCCTATTTTTATGGATGCTTTGGCCCCTACGGTCATTCTTGCTTATGGTATTGGGCGTATCGGGTGTCACCTATCGGGTGATGGCGACTGGGGCATTGCTGCCAATTTAGCCCTTAAACCTGACTTCTTACCGATGTGGCTTTGGGCAGACACCTATCCGGGTAATATTGCGGGCGAGGTAATTCCGGCTCCCGGCGTTTATCCCACGCCCTTGTGGGAGTTCTTGGCTTGTTTTGCCATTTATTGGATATTGGTCGCCCTTCGGAACCATCCTTTTAAACCCGGTTGGATTTTTTCTTTGTATTTGTTATTAAATGGCTTAGAACGATTTTTTATCGAAAAAGTACGGGTGAATGCACGCTTCGATTTTTTGATGTTCCAGACCACGCAAGCAGAGCTAATTGCCTCTTTTTTGATCATCGTGGGTATTGTGGGACTGGTCATAACCACCCGCCGTATGACCGCGCCAGAAGCCCCGTCCAGTCCAACAATGTCAACTTAG
- a CDS encoding BamA/TamA family outer membrane protein — protein sequence MKKHLLNDTAGYLILLRTIPNCGQVRDLCYWGVFLSLIWGNLGQLSAQPLAPSIATTDVPDWLVGVQYRSEWTAHVPISRIDPSVVPFSVLRADSQRKDGVWVRDAESGKYHRLWPMKQDPAVHPFGGFMAMHLAEALDLPVSPFEIRRWWGRPAIWEQTQAGDENQTVLPDTLLKRFKARKLIGGVDVFKYATFRLLGILLGSPEHTPQTWRPYGEGKEVVYVPLWSPFLGMNRHDGFMNRVLALHNSRLKRPEFGGKTEDLIGFITVNTSDLAFLADWTPENWATLLAFMQGKLQPEVIREAVHKMPNTLDELSRNALAEVLLARISHLPVAVKTFAATIQRAQKGTYRKPFTVIVPYGETNSTDWVLGGLSLQRVIRGYHPVYTRAYQLTADVSPITGGFNVWGHTDAPHIWGKWGFFGEAHALAPTNFHAFYKLGNESPKNDNRYYDAKRQRFRLWTSLDWSSSTLKQRLRVGPFWESINLEEARINGTGDVGLLPDIYADRTFGGLEVRLQTNRTDHPTFPKRGMKAFLQAKHYRHLTHTDEVFTTLSGEVSVYLPFSFVPGLLALRLGGGHLLGEFPYYAAHRIGQFNYLRGYFQRRFGGRSMAFTNLEARSELFSRNVFGQSITSGWLTFADAGRVWADGEQSKRIHVGYGVGGWTKAGNMVVSGWVAFSDEYPRGLPLARVGFQF from the coding sequence GTGAAAAAACATCTCCTTAACGACACAGCCGGATATTTGATCCTACTTCGTACAATTCCGAATTGCGGCCAAGTCCGAGACTTATGCTACTGGGGCGTATTCCTATCCTTGATTTGGGGCAATTTGGGCCAATTAAGTGCCCAACCATTGGCGCCAAGTATCGCCACCACCGATGTACCTGATTGGCTCGTGGGGGTGCAGTACCGCTCTGAATGGACTGCTCATGTGCCCATTTCGCGTATTGATCCCTCCGTAGTGCCCTTTTCGGTACTACGGGCAGATTCGCAGCGCAAGGACGGGGTTTGGGTGCGAGATGCGGAAAGCGGAAAATACCACCGGCTTTGGCCCATGAAGCAAGATCCGGCGGTACATCCCTTTGGTGGTTTTATGGCCATGCACCTTGCCGAAGCATTGGATTTGCCCGTATCGCCGTTTGAAATTCGCAGATGGTGGGGACGTCCGGCCATTTGGGAGCAAACCCAAGCAGGCGATGAAAATCAAACAGTCTTGCCCGATACCTTACTCAAGCGGTTTAAAGCCCGAAAATTGATTGGTGGAGTAGATGTATTTAAATATGCGACGTTCCGGCTTCTGGGAATTTTGTTGGGTTCACCGGAGCATACACCGCAAACGTGGCGACCCTATGGAGAAGGCAAAGAGGTGGTTTATGTTCCGCTTTGGTCACCATTCTTGGGCATGAATCGGCACGATGGGTTCATGAACCGCGTATTGGCCTTACACAATTCGCGATTAAAACGTCCGGAATTTGGTGGAAAGACCGAAGACCTAATCGGTTTTATAACGGTCAATACAAGCGATTTGGCATTTTTAGCCGATTGGACACCCGAAAATTGGGCAACCTTGTTGGCGTTTATGCAAGGAAAACTGCAACCAGAAGTTATCCGAGAAGCCGTCCATAAAATGCCCAACACCTTAGACGAGTTATCCCGCAACGCATTGGCCGAGGTGCTTCTTGCCCGTATTTCTCACCTGCCCGTCGCCGTTAAAACGTTTGCAGCAACCATCCAACGTGCCCAAAAAGGAACGTACCGCAAGCCTTTTACCGTTATCGTCCCCTATGGCGAAACCAATTCCACCGATTGGGTACTGGGTGGGCTTAGCCTCCAACGGGTCATTCGCGGGTATCATCCCGTCTATACCAGAGCTTACCAACTTACGGCGGATGTCTCGCCGATAACGGGTGGTTTTAATGTTTGGGGTCATACCGACGCGCCGCATATTTGGGGAAAATGGGGTTTTTTTGGCGAAGCGCACGCCCTCGCTCCTACCAATTTCCATGCTTTTTATAAACTCGGTAACGAAAGTCCCAAGAACGATAACCGGTACTACGATGCCAAACGCCAACGCTTCCGGCTATGGACATCCTTAGACTGGAGCAGCAGCACCTTGAAACAGCGGCTTAGGGTGGGGCCATTTTGGGAATCCATTAACTTGGAGGAGGCTCGCATCAATGGCACAGGAGATGTTGGACTTTTGCCAGATATCTATGCCGATCGAACATTTGGGGGCTTGGAAGTGCGGCTTCAAACCAACCGAACTGACCACCCAACCTTTCCAAAACGGGGGATGAAAGCATTCCTACAGGCCAAACATTACCGTCATTTAACCCATACGGACGAGGTATTTACCACGCTCTCTGGAGAGGTTTCCGTTTATCTTCCCTTCTCGTTCGTGCCCGGCTTGCTGGCGCTACGATTGGGTGGCGGCCACCTTTTGGGCGAGTTCCCGTATTATGCAGCGCACCGCATCGGGCAGTTTAATTACCTAAGAGGCTATTTTCAACGTCGGTTTGGGGGGCGGAGTATGGCTTTTACCAATCTGGAAGCCCGCAGTGAGTTGTTTAGCCGTAACGTTTTTGGACAATCCATTACGAGTGGCTGGCTCACATTTGCAGACGCAGGGCGCGTTTGGGCCGATGGCGAGCAGTCAAAACGCATCCATGTGGGCTATGGTGTGGGTGGGTGGACAAAAGCCGGAAATATGGTGGTTTCCGGCTGGGTTGCTTTCTCGGACGAGTATCCGCGTGGCCTTCCTTTGGCTCGCGTGGGATTTCAGTTCTAA
- a CDS encoding ABC transporter ATP-binding protein, with translation MRELFQLNHYFRKYAYLFWPGIFFCFASAIFSVMVPMIVRYGVDAIPRMVAQYQMVQGTAAAPTLFRQSIYGLLEFGGLVLLVSLLSGICLFIMRQTIIVMSRHVEYDLRNDLFQHLQTLSAGWYTRTPTGDVMSRLTSDIEQVRQYVGPAIMYAARSIVVVIVAVVVMFMISPTLTWYSMIPMPLLAIAIYYISRMSFSRSQAIQEQYAVLTSRSQEVFSGIRVIKAYAREAFESDEFDRESDEYRKRNMGLARVEAAFRPAFVILIGMSVVIVIWVGGDLYMQGQITIGNIAEYIIYVTLMTWPVASMGYIIMLIQRAKASWLRLSKIFQTKPEVADTEQTNNSITALQGRYEFRDVTFSYTPDGPDVLKNVTFEIEAGKTLAIVGRTGSGKTTIAELMLRLYDAQSGEVWVDGHPIRTIPLQTLRGAAGYVSQDVFLFSDTIAHNIAFGRMDAPEGDITNAAAEADLLENIEGFSEGFETFVGERGITLSGGQKQRTSIARALVRNPKLLILDDALSAVDTATEAKILEALRKHFGQRTVVIISHRISAVQDADLILVMDNGRIVESGTHEVLLDHNGLYKDLYTKQLLEEEIAALT, from the coding sequence ATGCGAGAATTGTTTCAGTTAAATCATTATTTCCGAAAATACGCCTATTTGTTTTGGCCTGGCATCTTTTTTTGTTTTGCCAGTGCCATCTTCTCGGTGATGGTTCCGATGATTGTACGTTATGGCGTGGATGCCATCCCGCGGATGGTGGCGCAGTATCAGATGGTTCAGGGAACCGCAGCAGCCCCCACCTTGTTCCGGCAAAGCATTTATGGCCTGCTTGAGTTCGGCGGCTTGGTACTTTTGGTGAGTTTGCTCAGCGGTATTTGTCTCTTCATCATGCGCCAAACCATTATTGTGATGTCGCGCCATGTGGAGTACGACCTACGGAACGACCTTTTCCAACACCTACAAACCCTCTCGGCAGGTTGGTACACCCGCACCCCTACGGGTGATGTGATGAGCCGCCTCACCAGCGACATCGAGCAAGTTCGGCAATACGTTGGACCAGCCATAATGTATGCCGCCCGTTCTATTGTAGTGGTTATTGTCGCTGTGGTGGTGATGTTCATGATCTCGCCCACCCTAACGTGGTACTCGATGATCCCTATGCCGCTTTTGGCCATTGCCATTTATTACATTTCGCGGATGAGCTTCTCCAGAAGCCAAGCCATTCAGGAGCAATATGCCGTCCTCACGAGCCGCTCACAAGAAGTTTTTTCCGGTATTCGCGTGATCAAAGCGTATGCGCGGGAGGCGTTCGAGTCGGATGAATTTGACCGCGAATCCGATGAATACCGCAAACGAAATATGGGGCTTGCCCGTGTGGAAGCGGCTTTCCGGCCTGCTTTTGTGATTTTGATTGGGATGAGTGTGGTGATTGTGATCTGGGTAGGAGGCGATTTGTATATGCAGGGACAAATCACGATTGGAAACATTGCCGAATACATTATTTATGTCACCCTTATGACGTGGCCTGTGGCTTCGATGGGGTATATCATTATGCTTATTCAGCGGGCAAAGGCGTCGTGGCTACGTTTAAGCAAAATTTTCCAGACCAAGCCAGAAGTGGCCGATACCGAGCAGACCAATAACAGCATCACAGCCCTGCAAGGTCGCTATGAATTTCGCGATGTCACGTTTAGCTATACGCCAGATGGTCCCGATGTGCTGAAAAATGTAACCTTTGAGATCGAAGCCGGAAAAACCCTTGCCATCGTAGGAAGAACGGGTTCCGGAAAGACCACCATTGCCGAACTCATGTTACGGCTCTACGATGCACAATCAGGAGAGGTTTGGGTAGATGGTCACCCTATTCGTACTATTCCACTTCAAACCCTACGCGGTGCTGCCGGATATGTCTCACAAGACGTTTTCCTCTTCTCCGATACCATTGCCCATAACATCGCTTTTGGCCGGATGGACGCACCGGAAGGAGACATTACCAATGCCGCAGCGGAGGCCGATCTCCTCGAAAATATTGAGGGCTTTTCGGAAGGCTTCGAGACGTTTGTGGGTGAACGAGGCATTACGCTTTCTGGAGGACAAAAACAACGCACCTCCATTGCCCGTGCTTTGGTACGCAATCCGAAATTACTCATCTTGGACGATGCCCTGAGTGCAGTGGATACGGCCACCGAAGCCAAAATCTTAGAAGCCCTCCGCAAACACTTTGGCCAACGAACGGTGGTCATCATTTCCCATCGCATCTCGGCGGTGCAAGATGCCGACTTGATCTTGGTGATGGATAATGGCCGGATCGTGGAGTCGGGTACACACGAGGTTCTCTTAGACCATAATGGCCTCTACAAAGACCTTTATACCAAGCAATTGCTCGAAGAAGAAATTGCCGCCCTTACTTAG